Proteins from one Thermoanaerobacterium sp. PSU-2 genomic window:
- a CDS encoding RNA polymerase sigma factor RpoD/SigA yields the protein MSKLLTKEEEKNLFERLRNGDESAKDVLVECNIRLVDKVAAGFLKSGVEFDDLVQEGLIGLLTAIDKFDHTKGYKFSTYATWYIQQSIRRYIGNYGKIIRLPIHINEKINRILKARYLIEQKKGSLATTEEISRLTGYTEEEIEGYLSYAADVISLNQYVNDERVDAELINFIQDDTIDVEEMAIEKEVKKEIRKILDSLPERERMILKMRFGFGCNLKTLTEIGNIFGLTRERIRQIQNNTIKELRHNRKVKERLREIIT from the coding sequence ATGTCAAAATTATTGACAAAAGAAGAGGAAAAAAATTTATTTGAAAGGCTTAGAAATGGAGATGAAAGTGCTAAAGACGTATTGGTGGAATGCAACATAAGGCTTGTTGACAAAGTTGCCGCTGGTTTTTTAAAGTCTGGAGTAGAATTTGATGACCTTGTTCAGGAAGGATTGATAGGCCTTCTTACAGCGATAGACAAGTTTGACCACACCAAAGGATACAAATTTTCTACTTATGCTACGTGGTATATACAGCAAAGCATAAGAAGGTATATAGGCAATTACGGCAAAATCATTAGGCTTCCGATTCACATAAATGAAAAAATAAACCGCATATTGAAAGCACGGTATTTGATAGAGCAGAAAAAAGGAAGTCTTGCTACAACAGAGGAAATATCCAGATTGACAGGATATACCGAAGAAGAGATAGAAGGTTATCTGTCATACGCTGCAGATGTCATAAGTTTAAATCAATACGTCAATGATGAAAGAGTTGATGCGGAGCTTATCAATTTTATACAAGACGATACAATCGATGTAGAGGAGATGGCCATAGAAAAAGAGGTTAAAAAAGAAATCAGAAAGATTTTAGATAGCCTTCCAGAGAGGGAAAGAATGATACTTAAGATGCGCTTTGGCTTTGGTTGCAATTTAAAGACCTTGACAGAGATTGGAAATATCTTTGGACTGACACGAGAGCGAATACGCCAGATACAGAACAATACCATAAAAGAATTAAGGCACAATCGGAAAGTGAAAGAGAGATTGAGAGAGATAATCACATAA
- a CDS encoding ABC transporter ATP-binding protein, whose translation MAKNTVKQDEDLRRMSNFVILKRLFSYLGKYKFKVFVVIMFLIFEMAVSLINPVLMKTAIDKNIRNGDINGLFIIGILMVVLNFLSMMASRTRIVKMASVTNDILLNIRHELYSHIQKLSFSFFDSRPVGKILARVIGDVNSLQDLFNNSVTNFIPQILTVICVGAMMFYLNSKLALASMILLPMLVIGLFSVETLSRRRWQEFRRKRSTFNAYTHEDFSGIKVVQEFANEDKTSSVFFKLVKDMMDSFVKAVRLNDLFWPMVDASYGIGAVILYYFSAKFMGYGITIGTIIAFTMYIGMFWRPILDISNFYNSLVMSFASAERIFEIMDIEPDIVDMKNAIKMPKIKGNVEFKNVTFGYENGSVVLDDVSFKVNAGETIALVGPTGAGKTTIVNLISRFYDPSKGAVLIDGKDIKHVELESLRSQMGIMLQDTFLFSATIKENIRYGKLDATDEEIIAAAKAVNAHEFIMKMEKGYDTEVNERGSRLSVGQRQLISFARALLANPRILILDEATSNIDTQTERLVQKGIKRLLSGRTSFVIAHRLSTIRDADRIMVVDGGRIVEVGTHDELMNRRGLYYDLYMSQYKFLSEGA comes from the coding sequence ATGGCTAAAAATACGGTGAAGCAAGACGAAGACTTAAGGCGAATGTCAAATTTCGTCATATTGAAAAGGCTTTTTAGTTACCTTGGAAAATATAAATTTAAGGTATTTGTGGTAATAATGTTTTTGATATTTGAGATGGCTGTAAGCTTGATAAATCCAGTTCTTATGAAGACGGCTATTGACAAAAACATACGAAATGGCGATATAAATGGTCTATTCATAATCGGTATTTTGATGGTGGTATTAAATTTTCTATCAATGATGGCGTCAAGAACCAGGATAGTGAAGATGGCATCTGTCACAAATGACATACTTTTAAATATAAGGCATGAACTATATAGCCACATACAGAAGCTTTCGTTTTCGTTTTTTGACTCGAGGCCAGTAGGCAAAATTTTGGCAAGGGTCATAGGAGATGTTAATTCACTGCAGGATTTATTTAACAACAGCGTTACAAACTTTATACCGCAGATTCTTACAGTAATATGTGTTGGTGCCATGATGTTTTATTTAAACAGCAAATTGGCTTTGGCTTCTATGATATTGTTGCCGATGCTTGTGATTGGTCTTTTTTCGGTAGAGACTTTATCGAGAAGAAGATGGCAGGAATTTAGAAGAAAGAGATCTACATTTAATGCGTACACACATGAAGATTTTTCAGGGATAAAAGTCGTGCAGGAGTTTGCGAATGAAGACAAGACTTCTTCAGTGTTCTTTAAGCTTGTCAAGGATATGATGGATAGCTTTGTTAAAGCTGTAAGATTGAATGACCTTTTTTGGCCTATGGTTGATGCATCTTATGGGATTGGAGCTGTCATACTTTATTATTTTAGCGCAAAGTTTATGGGATACGGCATTACAATCGGGACAATAATAGCATTTACCATGTATATAGGCATGTTCTGGAGACCGATTCTCGATATAAGCAATTTTTACAACAGCTTAGTCATGTCGTTTGCATCTGCAGAGAGAATATTTGAGATAATGGACATTGAACCAGATATTGTAGACATGAAAAATGCCATTAAGATGCCTAAGATAAAGGGAAATGTTGAGTTTAAAAATGTCACGTTTGGCTATGAAAATGGCAGTGTTGTCTTAGATGATGTAAGCTTTAAAGTGAACGCTGGCGAGACAATTGCGCTTGTTGGGCCTACTGGTGCAGGAAAGACTACGATTGTAAATCTCATAAGCCGTTTTTACGATCCGTCTAAAGGAGCTGTCTTGATAGATGGTAAAGACATAAAGCATGTGGAGCTGGAGTCGCTGAGAAGTCAGATGGGCATAATGTTGCAGGATACGTTTTTGTTTTCGGCTACAATAAAGGAAAATATAAGGTACGGAAAGCTGGATGCTACAGACGAGGAAATCATAGCCGCTGCAAAAGCCGTAAATGCCCATGAATTCATAATGAAGATGGAAAAAGGCTATGATACAGAGGTAAACGAGAGAGGATCAAGGCTTTCTGTAGGACAAAGACAACTTATATCATTTGCAAGAGCGCTTCTGGCAAATCCGAGAATATTGATTTTGGATGAAGCTACATCTAACATAGACACTCAGACGGAAAGGCTTGTGCAAAAAGGTATAAAGAGGCTCCTTTCAGGAAGGACGTCTTTTGTCATAGCCCATAGGCTTTCTACCATAAGGGATGCCGATAGGATAATGGTGGTAGATGGAGGGAGAATCGTAGAAGTAGGGACTCATGATGAGCTTATGAATCGTAGAGGCCTTTATTACGACCTCTACATGTCACAGTACAAATTTTTAAGTGAAGGAGCTTAA
- a CDS encoding type II toxin-antitoxin system HicA family toxin — MSQIEKLFEKMEKNPKNVRYEQLDKILRHFGFGVREPKSGSSHVTYFHPKLADILTVPKNKPFVKEIYVKKALKMIQDIRYYD; from the coding sequence ATGAGTCAAATAGAAAAACTCTTTGAAAAGATGGAGAAGAATCCTAAGAATGTCAGGTATGAACAACTTGATAAAATTTTAAGACATTTTGGTTTTGGTGTGCGAGAACCAAAAAGTGGTTCTAGTCATGTAACATATTTCCATCCAAAATTAGCGGATATATTGACAGTGCCTAAAAATAAACCTTTTGTCAAAGAGATCTATGTTAAAAAAGCCTTAAAGATGATTCAGGATATTAGATATTATGATTAA
- a CDS encoding ABC transporter permease produces MALMQAIKMSLKSIIDNKLRSFLTMLGIVIGVMSVIGLVSLGQGATEGVTSQIKSMGSNLIMVSIMGRGMDTSLSYNQAMSIGDSPYISQISPIMSANAYAKYGDQSYEENISGVNENYATLRNLKLAEGRFILSIDNDMRQKVAVIGSNVASDLFGFTDPLGKTIQLDGNNFTVVGVLASGGSSISNSYDDSIFIPIKTMFVFQRNRGITQIYLSASSEQYVNIAQYHVENMLNTIFKGDTNAYRILNQSDLLSTVNSVSNTLSMMLGGIAGIALIVGGIGIMNIMLVSVTERTREIGIRKALGAKKRDILLQFMIESLTISGVGGIVGVIFGFIASYLMGHFMNMTVSPSVNTILISFSFSLLIGLFFGIYPANKAAGLKPIEALHYE; encoded by the coding sequence ATGGCATTGATGCAGGCAATAAAAATGTCCTTAAAAAGCATAATAGACAACAAACTAAGATCATTTCTTACCATGCTTGGAATAGTAATAGGCGTAATGTCAGTAATAGGACTGGTAAGCTTAGGACAAGGAGCCACAGAAGGAGTAACATCACAAATAAAAAGCATGGGTTCAAACCTGATAATGGTATCAATAATGGGCAGGGGTATGGACACATCCTTGTCCTACAACCAAGCCATGTCAATAGGAGACTCACCGTACATATCGCAAATATCTCCCATAATGAGTGCCAACGCATATGCCAAGTACGGTGACCAATCATACGAAGAAAACATAAGCGGAGTAAACGAAAACTATGCCACACTGAGAAATTTAAAACTTGCTGAAGGTAGGTTCATACTATCAATAGACAATGACATGAGGCAAAAAGTAGCAGTAATAGGCAGCAACGTAGCCAGTGACCTATTTGGATTCACAGACCCATTAGGAAAAACAATACAATTGGATGGAAACAACTTCACAGTAGTAGGAGTATTAGCATCAGGAGGATCATCAATATCAAACTCCTATGATGACTCAATATTCATCCCGATAAAGACGATGTTCGTATTTCAGCGAAACAGAGGAATAACTCAGATATACCTAAGCGCATCATCAGAACAATACGTAAACATAGCACAGTACCACGTAGAAAACATGCTAAACACCATATTCAAAGGCGACACAAACGCATATAGAATATTAAACCAATCAGACCTATTATCAACAGTAAACAGCGTCAGCAATACCCTGTCCATGATGCTGGGTGGAATAGCAGGCATAGCATTAATAGTAGGCGGAATAGGCATAATGAACATAATGTTAGTATCAGTCACAGAGAGGACGAGAGAAATAGGCATAAGAAAAGCATTAGGAGCTAAGAAAAGGGACATACTGCTGCAGTTTATGATAGAATCGCTGACCATAAGCGGAGTAGGAGGGATAGTAGGAGTAATCTTTGGATTTATAGCATCGTATCTGATGGGACACTTTATGAACATGACAGTAAGCCCATCTGTAAATACGATATTAATATCATTCTCATTTTCCCTCTTAATAGGCTTATTCTTTGGGATATATCCTGCAAACAAGGCAGCGGGGCTTAAACCGATTGAGGCTTTGCACTACGAATGA
- a CDS encoding HlyD family efflux transporter periplasmic adaptor subunit: MNKKVIIITSIILVIAAGATYYFTKSKTTPTLSRTSYVEVAKGSISMTVDGTGNLDTDKRVITLKGSGTVKKVYFKVGDKVKAGDLLYQIQDDDLNSQLNNALISLEIAQQQLQNDTKSYNDTISKQNIISPYSGIIDSIDVKVGQVLNSGTTVATVSDYSTATIKVPFNGSQIGSIHNGQTADVYLYNSFATVEGTVTDVSTEAIPENGASYYYVTVTLPNAGALTDGASAQVTIHTSNGDIRAIENGTLSVKNTNVVTSQIQGTVASINVKEGQKINAGTLIATITTTVDDSTIKKDQLNLQQAQNNYNNILSQVNNLNIYAPIDGIIISQNINEGDELSNSNSSASTSSSSSSNTTSSSSSSNSNTGSSTSISNLSSVYNQADTAVIISNSGYSIDVPIDETDISKIKIGQKANITTDDLQGQTFEGTVTEISSVPTIQNNVASYDVTVSLPYTDKLKLGQSMNVSIVVAQKENTLLLPIEAVQTNGNNKYVILYDESNSNSNGKNIKNIKQVTTGIYNDKYIEILSGLSEGDKVVVPTATSSSSTNSSSKNNQGGGFGALGGVGMPPMH, translated from the coding sequence ATGAACAAGAAAGTAATAATTATAACCAGCATTATTTTGGTAATTGCAGCAGGCGCTACTTACTACTTTACAAAAAGCAAAACTACGCCTACATTGTCTAGAACTTCCTATGTAGAAGTTGCAAAAGGCAGCATTTCGATGACGGTTGATGGAACAGGAAACCTTGATACAGACAAGAGAGTGATTACACTGAAAGGAAGTGGAACAGTCAAGAAAGTCTATTTTAAAGTAGGCGATAAAGTAAAAGCAGGTGATCTTCTTTATCAAATACAGGACGATGATCTTAATTCACAGCTAAATAACGCGTTGATTAGTTTGGAAATAGCACAACAGCAGCTTCAAAATGATACAAAATCATACAATGATACAATATCAAAGCAAAACATAATATCTCCATACTCAGGCATTATAGACAGCATCGATGTAAAAGTAGGGCAGGTTTTAAACTCTGGTACCACAGTGGCAACTGTCAGCGATTATTCTACTGCTACTATAAAAGTGCCATTTAACGGTTCTCAGATAGGCAGCATTCATAATGGACAGACAGCAGATGTCTATTTGTACAATTCATTTGCAACAGTAGAAGGGACTGTGACAGATGTCTCAACAGAAGCCATACCTGAAAATGGTGCATCATATTACTATGTCACTGTAACTTTGCCAAATGCTGGTGCATTGACAGATGGTGCTTCAGCACAGGTGACGATACATACAAGTAATGGTGATATAAGGGCTATTGAAAATGGCACATTAAGTGTCAAGAACACAAATGTAGTAACATCGCAAATTCAAGGAACAGTTGCATCGATAAATGTGAAAGAAGGACAGAAAATTAATGCAGGAACGTTGATTGCTACGATAACTACAACAGTGGATGATTCTACTATTAAGAAAGATCAGCTTAATCTACAACAAGCACAAAATAACTACAATAACATTTTAAGCCAAGTCAACAATTTGAATATTTATGCGCCTATTGACGGAATAATTATCTCCCAGAATATAAATGAAGGAGATGAACTTTCTAACTCAAATTCTTCTGCATCAACATCTTCAAGCAGTAGTTCTAATACGACATCTTCAAGTAGTAGCTCTAATTCTAATACTGGCAGCAGCACGTCTATAAGCAATCTTTCATCTGTCTACAACCAAGCTGATACTGCGGTTATAATAAGCAACAGCGGTTATTCAATAGATGTTCCAATTGATGAAACTGATATAAGCAAAATCAAAATAGGACAGAAAGCTAATATTACAACAGATGACTTGCAAGGTCAAACATTTGAAGGGACTGTGACGGAAATATCATCAGTGCCAACAATACAAAACAATGTAGCATCTTATGATGTGACTGTATCACTGCCATATACAGATAAGTTAAAGTTAGGGCAAAGCATGAATGTATCTATTGTAGTGGCACAAAAAGAAAACACTTTGTTGCTTCCAATAGAAGCAGTTCAGACAAATGGGAATAACAAATATGTGATATTGTATGATGAAAGCAATTCAAATAGCAATGGGAAAAATATAAAAAATATAAAGCAAGTTACAACTGGCATATACAATGACAAATATATTGAAATTTTAAGCGGATTGAGTGAAGGAGATAAAGTAGTTGTGCCGACTGCCACAAGTTCCAGCAGCACAAATTCCAGCAGCAAAAATAATCAAGGTGGTGGATTTGGAGCTTTAGGTGGCGTAGGAATGCCTCCTATGCACTAA
- a CDS encoding ABC transporter ATP-binding protein → MRRVLKYVLRYKLYVIVPSIAMVLAIALDMFNPYLQEVITDKVFLGGDKSLLWPILWAFIAITAVRTVLGYLREYIFDVLSAKISVDIKKDLFDHIQSLPFSFFDNMNTGELMSRIGEDVDNVWRSISFGIRLFIENMIYFITASTILFFINWKLTLVSLLGMPIIGYLALQFEKKIGISYGKLSDQGVLMNTAAQENIAGVRLVKAFAREKYEIMKFLNLNNENFELSMEQNRIVAKYFPPIDFLTNFSIVILVVFGGMLVIRSSLSIGELVAFSGYIYMLIWPMRMLGFLTNLIAQSDASAKKIMRIMDIVPSIKDSEDSVRIKELKGDVEFKHVFFKYNDDMVLKDINFKVSAGQTVAIMGTTGSGKSSLVNLIGRYYDVSDGAVYVDGYDVKTINLHDLRSQMAVVQQDTFLFSESIEENVRFGKEDASFEEVKEALRLACADDFVEDFDDKYDTIVGERGIGLSGGQKQRIAIARALIRDAKILILDDATSALDMDTEFRLLKNLSERRKNATTFIIAHRISAVKNADMILYMEDGRIVEKGTHDELLGKRGRYYEIYLEQFKDFSDEEYGIPDACS, encoded by the coding sequence TTGAGGAGAGTTTTAAAATACGTCTTAAGGTACAAATTGTACGTGATAGTGCCGTCTATTGCCATGGTATTGGCAATCGCACTTGATATGTTTAATCCATACCTACAGGAGGTAATTACTGATAAGGTCTTTTTAGGCGGTGACAAGAGCCTTCTTTGGCCAATTTTGTGGGCTTTTATTGCTATCACAGCAGTGAGGACCGTATTAGGATACTTAAGAGAGTATATATTTGATGTGCTGTCAGCAAAGATAAGCGTAGACATAAAGAAGGACCTTTTTGACCACATTCAAAGCCTTCCTTTTAGCTTTTTTGATAATATGAATACAGGTGAGCTTATGTCCAGGATAGGTGAAGATGTTGACAATGTGTGGAGGAGCATATCATTTGGCATAAGGCTTTTTATCGAAAACATGATATATTTTATCACTGCATCAACAATACTCTTTTTTATAAACTGGAAGCTTACTTTAGTAAGTCTTTTGGGAATGCCTATCATTGGATATCTTGCGCTTCAGTTTGAAAAGAAGATTGGCATATCTTATGGGAAACTAAGCGATCAAGGTGTGCTTATGAATACGGCGGCACAGGAGAATATAGCTGGCGTAAGGCTTGTGAAGGCTTTTGCGAGAGAAAAGTACGAGATCATGAAATTTTTAAACTTAAATAATGAAAATTTTGAGCTTAGCATGGAGCAAAACAGGATAGTGGCTAAGTATTTTCCGCCTATAGATTTTTTGACGAATTTTTCTATCGTCATATTAGTGGTCTTTGGTGGCATGTTGGTAATCAGAAGCTCTCTATCTATTGGAGAATTGGTGGCTTTTAGCGGATATATATACATGCTTATATGGCCTATGAGAATGCTGGGATTTTTGACAAATCTGATTGCACAGTCAGATGCGTCAGCTAAAAAGATAATGAGGATCATGGACATAGTTCCATCTATAAAAGACAGTGAAGATTCTGTAAGGATAAAAGAATTAAAAGGTGATGTGGAGTTTAAGCATGTGTTTTTTAAGTACAATGATGATATGGTTTTAAAAGATATAAATTTCAAGGTTTCAGCAGGTCAAACTGTTGCCATAATGGGCACTACCGGCTCTGGAAAGTCATCTTTGGTAAATCTCATCGGGAGGTATTACGATGTCTCTGATGGGGCTGTGTACGTTGACGGCTATGACGTAAAAACCATAAATCTTCACGATTTGAGAAGCCAGATGGCGGTGGTGCAGCAGGATACATTCTTATTTTCTGAAAGCATCGAAGAAAATGTGAGATTTGGAAAAGAAGATGCTTCGTTTGAAGAAGTAAAGGAAGCATTAAGACTGGCCTGTGCAGATGACTTTGTTGAGGATTTTGACGACAAGTATGATACGATAGTAGGTGAAAGGGGCATAGGATTATCAGGTGGTCAAAAGCAAAGGATAGCTATTGCCAGAGCCCTTATAAGGGATGCCAAGATATTGATACTTGATGATGCTACATCTGCTCTTGACATGGATACGGAATTTAGGCTTTTAAAAAATTTAAGTGAAAGGCGAAAAAATGCTACGACATTTATTATTGCTCACAGAATATCGGCTGTTAAAAACGCAGACATGATACTTTACATGGAAGACGGACGAATCGTTGAGAAAGGAACGCATGATGAGCTTTTAGGAAAAAGAGGCAGGTACTATGAGATATACTTAGAGCAGTTTAAAGATTTTAGCGATGAAGAGTACGGCATACCGGATGCTTGCAGCTAA
- a CDS encoding type II toxin-antitoxin system HicB family antitoxin produces the protein MANELNYKVELVKLSEKDGGGYLAYVPKLPGCMSDGETPEEALKNVQDAIKCWVETAKELNRAIPEFDEYKDENDYSGKILLRMPKTMHKILSEMAEKEEISLNNLIQNLLSFAIGYKKGERNVNINHNVVVTSKINKKSKDKWHERKNSNIDIIEKLAMR, from the coding sequence ATGGCAAACGAATTAAATTATAAAGTTGAACTTGTTAAACTTTCTGAAAAAGATGGTGGTGGCTATTTAGCCTATGTACCTAAATTGCCAGGCTGTATGAGTGATGGTGAGACTCCAGAAGAAGCTTTAAAAAATGTTCAAGACGCTATAAAATGCTGGGTAGAAACTGCAAAAGAATTAAACAGAGCGATTCCTGAATTTGATGAATATAAAGATGAAAATGATTATAGTGGGAAAATTCTTTTAAGAATGCCAAAAACTATGCATAAAATACTTTCTGAAATGGCCGAAAAAGAAGAAATAAGTTTAAATAATCTAATTCAGAATTTACTTTCGTTTGCTATTGGATATAAAAAAGGAGAAAGAAACGTGAATATAAATCATAATGTAGTAGTTACAAGTAAAATAAACAAAAAATCTAAAGATAAATGGCATGAGAGAAAAAATTCAAATATTGATATAATAGAAAAATTAGCAATGAGGTGA
- a CDS encoding ABC transporter ATP-binding protein: MENKNVITMRNLSKIYKMGDNEVRALDNINLTVDEGEFVSIVGPSGSGKSTLMNIIGCLDVMTEGEYYLNGNDTSKLNENKLAELRSSEIGFIFQSFNLLQKLTALENVELPMIYKGIPAKERYNRAVELLTMVGLEKRIHHKPTELSGGQQQRVAIARALANNPHLILADEPTGNLDSQSGKEVMKIIKELNERGNTIILITHDINVANQAKRTVKIMDGKIYE, translated from the coding sequence ATGGAAAACAAAAATGTCATAACCATGAGAAACCTGTCAAAGATATACAAGATGGGAGACAACGAAGTAAGAGCTTTGGACAACATAAACTTAACTGTCGACGAAGGAGAATTTGTGTCGATAGTAGGACCATCAGGGTCGGGAAAATCAACACTGATGAATATAATAGGGTGTTTAGACGTAATGACAGAGGGAGAATACTACCTAAACGGAAACGACACAAGCAAGCTAAATGAAAACAAACTGGCTGAACTAAGATCCAGCGAAATAGGGTTCATATTCCAAAGCTTCAACCTGCTTCAAAAACTTACAGCATTAGAAAATGTAGAACTTCCAATGATATACAAAGGCATACCTGCAAAAGAAAGGTACAATAGAGCAGTAGAGCTCCTTACCATGGTAGGGCTGGAAAAAAGAATACACCATAAACCTACAGAATTATCAGGAGGACAGCAGCAGAGAGTAGCAATAGCAAGAGCCTTAGCCAACAATCCGCATCTTATACTGGCAGACGAACCGACAGGAAACTTAGACTCCCAAAGCGGCAAAGAAGTCATGAAAATAATAAAAGAATTAAACGAAAGAGGCAACACCATAATACTCATAACCCACGACATAAACGTAGCAAACCAAGCAAAAAGGACTGTAAAAATAATGGACGGCAAAATATATGAATAA